The following nucleotide sequence is from Aspergillus luchuensis IFO 4308 DNA, chromosome 1, nearly complete sequence.
TCGTAACGTGGAGGACTTGCTTTCCTGGATCAATTGTAGAGCTGCAAATGGGTTACTCATACCAAATTCATGAAGCTCAAGAGCATAACTAAGATAAGGACTTTTCCGAAAGAAAACTGGAGACAGGCTTGAGCCATGACATCAAGGGCCCCCGGATTGTCCACCAATGGCCGATCGTCCTTCTCTAAGCAGTCCCCGTCGGCGACCGACATTTCCCAAAACAGGCGGCATTTCAATCGCCGCCCCCAACTTTGTCTCCTCGTCGGAGTTCAGGCCGAGCCGTAAATGGGGGTGGGTTTAACCGGGTTAGTTGAATGCGAGGAGGCATTTCGAGGCTACCGCTCCGAACACTTCATCTCCTAccgtctttttctctcttgaCTATCCTTGatttctcctcatctcttcttccctcttccctcttgcGGGTCACATTCGACAATTGTAACAAAACCAATTGCTACGACCCAAACATCTCTTTGAATAGCAAGATGAGCAAGGTATTCGACGCGGCGGAAGGTTAGTATACCCCGGAATTCCCCATGCAGCGCACAATTGTCATCTCAAGATTGAGTCACAGTCTTGAAACTAACTGAAGACCCTCAGTCGCAAAACACAACACCCCAGAGAGCTGCTGGGTAATACTCTACGGAAAAGTTTACGATGTATGTTCACCCAATCATACATCTTTTTGTGGCTTAACCGAAACTAAACACTCCAACTCAATCAGGTCACCGACTTTCTCTCAGAGCACCCTGGTGGTGCCAAGATAATTCTTAAGCTTGCAGGAAAAGATGCCACAGAGGAATACGACCCTATTCACCCTCCGGGCATTCTGGAGGAGAACCTGAAGCCTGAAGCATTCCTGGGAACGGTAAATGCTGACACGCTGCCGAAAGTACAAGCGGAGCCAGCCTCAGAtgcgggggagaaggaaggccCGCCTCCGATGGAGAGTCTACTCAACATGGACGATTTCGAGCAAGTGGCCACCAGAAATGTCAGCAAGAAGGCATGGGCCTATTACTACTCAGCATCCGACGACAAAATCACGAAACATTTCAATACGGAAGTTTACCGATCTATCTTGCTGCGGCCACGGGTATTCATCGACTGCACGCGATGTGACCTGGATACTACAGCTCTGGGCAACAAAATCGGCATGCCCATCTACGTCTCCCCCGCAGCCATGGCTCGACTGGGCCACCCAGCAGGTGAAGCTGGTATTGCGGAGGCCTGTCGCAGCTTCGGGGCCATGCAGATCATTTCCAACAACGCTTCAATGACCCCAGAGCAGATCGTTAAGGATGCCGCACCAGACCAAGTATTTGGATGGCAATTGTATGTCCAAACAGatcggaagaagagcgaggCCATGCTGGCACGCATAAACAAGCTCAAGGCGATCAAGTTCATTGTTCTCACTCTGGACGCGCCTGTGcctggaaagagagaggacGATGAGCGCGGCAACACCGTGGGCGCATCAGCACCAGTTCCGAGCGCCACAAAAGCTGCAGACAAGTCTTCGAAAGATATCAACaacggagggggaggtgtcGGACGTCAGCTTTTCGCGGGCACGGATCCAACCCTCACATGGAAGGAGACTCTGCCGTGGTTGGCTAAGCAAACCGATATCCCTATTGTTCTCAAGGGTCTTCAGACGCACGAGGATGCTTACATTGCATCCCTTCACACTCCTCAGGTTAAAGGCATTATCCTTTCCAACCATGGTGGACGTGCTCTCGACACCGCCCCTCCAGCTGTGCACACATTACTCGAAATCCGGAAATATTGCCCGGAGGTCTTTGATAAGTTGGAAGTATGGGTTGACGGCGGCATCCGCCGTGGCACAGACGTTGTCAAGGCACTCTGTCTCGGCGCCAGGGGCGTCGGTATTGGACGCCCTGCTCTGTGGGGCTTAGGAgccggtggtgttgagggtgtCAAGCGCACTCTGCAGAGTACGTATATGGATCCGAGATTCAAATAGGGCGTCTGCTGACTGGGATATTAGTTCTGTCCGACGAGACCAAGACATGCATGCGGTTACTTGGTGTTGAGCGTGTGGAGGATCTAGGACCCCAACATGTAAGTGTCGGCTGCATTCCACTTCTTTTGTCGTCTTTCCAGCACTAACCGACTATGCGACAGATCAACACCCGCCTTGCAGAACAGCAAATCTACGATGGACCGTCAGGGCTGGAAGGTATCCGAAGCACATACCGTGCCAAACTATGAACCGAGCGACGTCTGGAATGCGAGTATACATCCTAGCATCTCTGTTTTTTGTAGACTGCACAGAAATAGACATGGCGGTAGCCATTACTACTTGCAAGCCTGACTTGACTGTCCGTAGAATGCATATAGCGTCTACTGCAAAGAGTTTCGTAACAGTAATAACTTGGTAAACGAGGGAAATATGAAGCTATCTATAGACTATCAACAAGTATAGCAAGCTTTCTGATACCTCGTATGTTTTTGATGGTAAGCAATGTTAGTGTCCAGTATTGATACATGAAGGAATATCCAGTGGCCCAAAAAGGAGATGTAGTCCGTAATGGAACAGTCAGTATGGAAGTGACCAATGAAACAATCCTATCAGTAACCAGAAACAGAGAGGTGTTGAATCCTTCTTAACCATATCAAAACAACCAATTCTTAGACAAGATATAACAAATATGAGgccaagaaaggaaggggttTATGATCTTATAGTGCCGAAACATAGGTTCTCTTGTCAACAGCAGAGACTCTAAGACCAGAGGATTAGCATTCTTTCTGTAGAACAGTTGAAGCAAATAGGAAGAACCCTTACTAGCAAGATCAAcagttgaagaagagccaTCACACATATGACTTGAGCGCCTCAACCACCTTATTCTTGAATTCACCCACTCCCCATCTTAGAATGGCGTAAATATTTCTCAGAATCTTATAACAGGCTTTTTCACCATTTGCATGCCATGACTTGACATGTGCAGAACAGTATTCGATCTTGTCCGTGCTATTCCCCGGAACCATTTTCCGATAATGAACCCAGAGTTGGAATGTTGCTCCCTCCGAAACAAGTGAGAATACCGGAAGATTGGTGATATCAAAGCCCTTCTTGGACTTCGCGCTTTTCGTTTCACGCCTATTGTCAGAGAGCATCTGTAGCATCCAGAGTgccccagcagcaccaactGCAGCTCGATTCTGGGCCTGGTGCAGATTATCTCCATTAAAGTCGGCCCGGACTTCCACgatgaagaatggaaagcgCAGATACTGCGGCTTCGCGTATGGATCACTCAGCACTCCATCCTTTTCCTTCAAATTATTCCAGAATTCCTTTGCAGCTGCATCATCCGGGTCTTTGTATAGGATCTCTCGTAGGTGAGACTCGCTCAACCCAACACAAATGTCAGGCCGCGATCGGTGTTCTGAACTTTGCATGAGCTTTGTCATTATGTCTCTATGCAACTCTTTCTGGAGTG
It contains:
- a CDS encoding FMN-dependent alpha-hydroxy acid dehydrogenase (COG:C;~EggNog:ENOG410PGNY;~InterPro:IPR037458,IPR001199,IPR037396,IPR013785, IPR036400,IPR000262,IPR018506;~PFAM:PF00173,PF01070;~SECRETED:SignalP(1-30);~antiSMASH:Cluster_1.16;~go_function: GO:0003824 - catalytic activity [Evidence IEA];~go_function: GO:0016491 - oxidoreductase activity [Evidence IEA];~go_function: GO:0020037 - heme binding [Evidence IEA]) translates to MRGGISRLPLRTLHLLPSFSLLTILDFSSSLLPSSLLRVTFDNCNKTNCYDPNISLNSKMSKVFDAAEVAKHNTPESCWVILYGKVYDVTDFLSEHPGGAKIILKLAGKDATEEYDPIHPPGILEENLKPEAFLGTVNADTLPKVQAEPASDAGEKEGPPPMESLLNMDDFEQVATRNVSKKAWAYYYSASDDKITKHFNTEVYRSILLRPRVFIDCTRCDLDTTALGNKIGMPIYVSPAAMARLGHPAGEAGIAEACRSFGAMQIISNNASMTPEQIVKDAAPDQVFGWQLYVQTDRKKSEAMLARINKLKAIKFIVLTLDAPVPGKREDDERGNTVGASAPVPSATKAADKSSKDINNGGGGVGRQLFAGTDPTLTWKETLPWLAKQTDIPIVLKGLQTHEDAYIASLHTPQVKGIILSNHGGRALDTAPPAVHTLLEIRKYCPEVFDKLEVWVDGGIRRGTDVVKALCLGARGVGIGRPALWGLGAGGVEGVKRTLQILSDETKTCMRLLGVERVEDLGPQHINTRLAEQQIYDGPSGLEGIRSTYRAKL
- a CDS encoding uncharacterized protein (antiSMASH:Cluster_1.16), yielding MASSKKKRNQSKSKPSSSKRRKVVETAPEAPDQSEEAVPQPTVSFQAQPVSPVDSLSSNVSFKLHQRLERFDDLEPSGIIVDVKPPDDIKEYADSTVLGSKKLRMVEQSKVVEAFMAKIAELSRRNNMKHEWVGLIHNAILHMNLENRVAFRTVEDKELHRDIMTKLMQSSEHRSRPDICVGLSESHLREILYKDPDDAAAKEFWNNLKEKDGVLSDPYAKPQYLRFPFFIVEVRADFNGDNLHQAQNRAAVGAAGALWMLQMLSDNRRETKSAKSKKGFDITNLPVFSLVSEGATFQLWVHYRKMVPGNSTDKIEYCSAHVKSWHANGEKACYKILRNIYAILRWGVGEFKNKVVEALKSYV